AATTTGATAAGCGTTTGATGGTATAATACATACTTCCGCCTCGAATGGGGTTGTTTCTGTTAGGTCTCCGTCCTTCAATGTAGAGTTCGTATCCACCAATATTAACCATGGATGCCTGAAAAGACGGAGTGCACCGGTTAATAACATTTAAAAGTGTCGTTCCAAACGATGCATAAAACTGAGGGAGATAAATAACAGCAAATATTCGGACCTTGACAGCATTCTGCACCCCGGAGATGTCTTCAAATTCAAcaaaagcatagcatacatctATATCCTGCAAAGATGAAATAGAATTTAGATATCAACTTGAAAAGTATGGAGGAACTGGCAAGGCAGAAACAGACCTTTCGGGTTCTAATGGCAACACCATCTGGCCTCAGCTTTCCGAACTTTTTGAATTCCTCCCCAATTTCAGAAGCAGACATTGTAGTAGGCACATTTCTTACGTACACCGACTTGACTTCCACTGTAGAAGAAATAGGAAGATAGAACGTGAATATATACTTACTTACTACCACCATCAAAGGCTTGCTTTCACAAACTGTGAAACGTGAATTTGAATTTTAGAATCACCTTCATCTTCCATAGCTATTGTGTCTTCGAAGGTTTCAGTTCCAGACCTTTCGATTTGGTTTGATGATGCAGCTGGTAGCTGGCTAGGGATTTCAGGCCCGTGTTGCCAATCTGGAGTAGTAGGCTTGTTAAACGAAGGTTGACAAGTCACTGCTGGAACAGGCTGCCCCTTAACCTGTAACTACAGaaatcacaaaaaaataatagagatataaTGAGTTCACACTTATTTGAGCAAATGCAAGAATTGTGAGACATAGATGTGATAACATACTATAGAAGCATATGTATGCTTTTGTGGCTCTATTGCAGGCTCTTCGACAGGAGGCGAAAAATGGTCAGGTACAGAGTTCATTGTTCCCTGCAGTGAACCATTCGAGTGAACTGCAAAGTTCTCCTCAAGGATCTTCTCTGTTTCAGGGACTTGCTGTATATGTTCCTCTTGATAGTTATTGCCATTGATAGGGCCGTCCTCTTCAAGCTTTGCAGGCACTGTGAACTCCCTAGGCTGGATATTCCCACCCATCACATACAACACTGCAAAAGTATGCAACTATTTAACATCAGGTAAATTATTGGTTGTATCAGAATGACGAAATAGTTAATCATATTGTGTCACCGACTTTCAGCATTTTCTTGAAAATGTCCCCAACTAATGCATTCACTTCAAAAACTCTTAACTTCGGAAAAAGTTTAAATGTTGTCCTGCTTGACTTAATCCGGCAATGGAATGATGAGTGAGCTCACTGAATTCTTAGGTGGATACCGTGGGTTTTTATTCCACCTCACCCACTAATTGGTAGCGTTTTGCAGAAAAAGAAACCCACCCTAGTCACTCtaatttaagttttttttcCTGGGAAAGCCATTTAGTGGGTGACGTACAAAAAAAGATCCACCTCAATCAGAAACAATCCACCCTAAAATGGGCAAGTTGACTCATAGTTCCATTGCCAAATTATGTCAAGTAAGGGCGTAAATCAAAGTTCAGGGTTTTTTAAGTGAACATTAATTGAGGACATTTTCAAGAAAATGCAAAAGATTGGGGACACAAATGTGATTGCCCCTTAAAAATGACAGATTTCAATAAATGGACCTTGTTCTCGAACTATAGTTGGAGAATGGATCTTTTGATCGAGATTGCCCCGAGGTAAATAGGCAATTGGATGGTGCAGAGCTAGCTCGTCATCAACATAGTGGAAGATATCATTCAAAACAAAATATCCTTTCTCTTGAGGTGCTAGGAAAAAGGTTTCCACAAACTTTTTCCTCACATTGTAACCCTTTAAATGAACTGAACCCGAAACCATCACTAGAACACCACCATTCCAAGATTCTAAAGAATGTGCAGTCTTGACTTCTATAGCCGTATAGCTCAATGACATGACAAGTTGATGGATTTGCTGCAACAATTTAAGAGAAGGGAGGGCTTAACATGTATTCAGTTTCTAACTACAAATTAAATCTGCAAGTATATTACATTTTACACCTGTCATTCTATAGAACTGTTATACATCATGTGACAAGTTGGGTTCGAGCATTAGAATAGAGTGTTTAGCAGAGATGTTCATCCAGTAACCACAAACAGATAGAGATAGGGACAGAGTTCCAATCTATTTACACAATTTAAAAATTGAACTAATACTTACCATAAGATATCAAAAAAattgtagtagtaatatttagaATCCATCATGAAATATCAGAAATACTATAAGTCATGTAGATTATGTAAGCATATTATGCTTGGAATGCCCTTAACCATGCCAAGCCTGCAGAATACAATCTCATGTATAATGGATTTTAACAGCACGGTGTTGTTTTAGAAAGAGCTATATGGTAAATCCACTTATGATGATAGGTAAGAAGCAAGACTGAATCTTAACATTATTAGAGCAGAATCATACAAAAATGGATTACACGCATCATAATATTGAGTTATGAATAAATGCAAAGAATAAATTAACTACTCCAATCTGTGGTATACACATGATAAAAGATTCACAAAAGTTACCAGCATAGCACTAGCAGTTTCTCGTGTGTTTCCTTCGATTCGAAGCATGGTGCTGGAATCACTGTAAAACTGATGCACAAAATCCGGTTGATTCTGTAACATCTGATAGTACTGTCCAACAAAGTATGTACCCACCtagaaaaaaattcaataatatccGTCAATGATTCGATCACATATATATAATCTATAGAACCTTTTTCTATAGTATTATTTAGGGGACATTTCTTCTACAGTCCCACCACCCAATCGATGGACACGGTTGAAAAACCAGACTTGAAGAATCAAAAAGATACAATGCAACATATGACATAATTATACATCTGCATTACAATTGAGTTACAATTGAAAAATAATCGCATTAGTCTATGTCTCTATCCCTTTATTAGAATCTTTTTTTTCCTGGGTTGAGAGCAGGAACTTTATTAGTATACTGCATGATACTGAAACCACCCCATTcccataaaaaaaaagagaccTAATGCAAGAGTTGTCTTCATTTGTGCAACAGGGCCTTAAATGCATAATAACCGATTACAAATCCACAAAATAGATAAACACAACCAAAATTATGGCCCCAAATAGTCTACACAGAAAACAATATACCAACTTCTGAAACATAAACAGAAGCTAGAGCCACTTTTGTACATACATTTAAAAACATCTATTCACTAAAATTCAGACGGTGCAATCTGGTATTGCTCCTCCAGTTGTACAGCGCCAAAAACAGACAGAAACGTATAACCAATAGGCCTAAGGGTTTAGAGAGAGAGGAATAAGACCTGGGCAGCAGTGACGGGCAGAGGATAAGCCGTGGCCATCGCGAGATAAAAACCCCAGATTCAAACGAGAAACCCCAGATCTAGAAACCCCAATCACCAAGATCtataattgataaaaaaaaaattcaatcccAACCAAGGCACATCCAGTTTCGGGAATTCACATTAGCCCCCTTCGTCAATTCGACCATGAAACACACTCACACGCAGACAGTTGCTCTCAGTTGTGGTGCTGCTACTGATGAGTGTGAtctctgtgtgtgtgttgtAGGGGTTGGATTTGACTCTTGCGCTGCTGCCTTTTGGTATATGCTGtgttaccaaaaaaaaagaCTACAACTTTTttgtattgtttttatttattcgCATCTTTTTCACCTTCCATTATTTCTTTTTCGTAGTAATGTTTACATTTATACTATTAAGAAATgcacttttatttttatccaaaatcttgaaattttgtaAGCTACTATATTTAGTAAAAGATCATAAAAAAATACCCATTAATTGTGCTTCAGCATATTTTCCCAGCGTTCTAAAAATGCATAAACATTCCACATCTCATTTCAAAGAACAAGCCTTGaaattatggaaatgttttgaGAATATAGGTGTGacggggtacgaactaaacaagcccaaggaagagtatgagttcggcattaccaaagagttcggaggagttcggcattaccaaagagttcggcctcagcctacagctcggtaaaagccaaccaatcaagctctgctctcaggtcggcatcaagctctactctcagatcggcaaccaaagcagttcggtctcagtattcgaccgaacaaggagttagtggacccatgcaggatttccacaacttccaacacacccactaccacgtggcgtcaactcaggccacgatcttaggccatgacctacacgacctccacgacctagagtgatgatgtaagccacgatcttagttcaatgtataaatagaacttagatctggtagaaaagggttagaatctctctagagaaataatcatatagcaagtctgtgttgtaagctgtaattcgcagatcaagcaatacaaacctgcccccatttctccccgtggacgtagatttacctcagtaaatcgaaccacgtaaaattctctgtgtcgtaatttatttttacgagcatttatcatcatcaaaaattcgcggaatcatcactggcgccgtctgtgggaaccagagaacaaaatttgtgataaagcgaatttttgatccattttttccacccaaaaaatgcataccagatcgcagagtacccgtattcctgcccgtgagaaccaggaggaagccaatccatcccataggtcgggaaaacagcctagggataaatccaccaccagttctcatggtggaggaacaagccgctccaaaagccgtcacaccgagtcttcccagcagcccgatttgaacgaggctgtcaagctgtttttggcggaaaagcaggaggaattcttaaccttcctgcaaaaaagccaaaagcagccggggacaaaaacggcggattctccctctccctccatacgagacagtcactaccgcagtagtgtcatgtcttccagaagaaagaatcctcggtaccggaatcacaggagaactccatctcctccataccgaagaaatgtcgggttcgccatgtacggagtattgaggactccgttctcggacgatattacccgaactccccttccacagaactaccgaactccgtcgataacctatgacggactcgtggatcctcatgacttcctgggacgctatcagtataatatggcgaaccaaggtctcaatgaggtccatatgtgcaagctgttccccgagctgctcatcgggaacgccagaaggtgtttcgacagccttcctcaaggcagcattagatcctaccgagatctgatggatgctttccacaggaggttctttcagaaagcggaagcccgaaatacttcggctcagctgctttctatacgtcaaggtcgcgacgaaaagatcagcgacttcctgacgagattccataaggaatgcctacaggtagataatctcaatgatctacttgtcatttcggcattccaaaatggaatcctgcccggagctctctacagaaagctcgtggagtgcggtccgcaaacagctcaagagatgtgggaccttgcggacaagttttctcgtgccgatgaggcagaccgtcgaaaacggtctttagacagctcatccagagaagacaaaaagaagcccggtcatagcgatcagaggcatcctcgccgaacaccttctccactaaaggagagatagcggtcatccgaggtgatcgaaaaagagcaagtgtgttcgcagattgcgcttaaaagtgccgagcaatcagttcggcaccatcaagcatagcaatcacagcagccggaatcagaggccggcgaaatggccgaagtcacaccggagccgaactcgatggagtacggcactgaagccgtgattcggttgagatcggcatatccagtccccgaactcaatttctcctcagaaatgaatggtgatggactgagagccgaactagatcttgccgaagaaagaagagaattggcctgcctaaaagcagccaagtacaaggagcaagtagcccggtattacaaccaaagggtgaagaagctgcaatttcaagtgggagatctcgtcttgagaaacaacgaagtaagcc
This sequence is a window from Salvia splendens isolate huo1 chromosome 5, SspV2, whole genome shotgun sequence. Protein-coding genes within it:
- the LOC121802904 gene encoding nuclear transport factor 2-like, whose protein sequence is MATAYPLPVTAAQVGTYFVGQYYQMLQNQPDFVHQFYSDSSTMLRIEGNTRETASAMLQIHQLVMSLSYTAIEVKTAHSLESWNGGVLVMVSGSVHLKGYNVRKKFVETFFLAPQEKGYFVLNDIFHYVDDELALHHPIAYLPRGNLDQKIHSPTIVREQVLYVMGGNIQPREFTVPAKLEEDGPINGNNYQEEHIQQVPETEKILEENFAVHSNGSLQGTMNSVPDHFSPPVEEPAIEPQKHTYASILQVKGQPVPAVTCQPSFNKPTTPDWQHGPEIPSQLPAASSNQIERSGTETFEDTIAMEDEVEVKSVYVRNVPTTMSASEIGEEFKKFGKLRPDGVAIRTRKDIDVCYAFVEFEDISGVQNAVKASMVNIGGYELYIEGRRPNRNNPIRGGRTRGRGRVSYQIQGTRGRGFSSRVSNEDGFERPYSRPRGNGFYRQAPRQERPYQQGSSNGQHYSE